The Arachis hypogaea cultivar Tifrunner chromosome 19, arahy.Tifrunner.gnm2.J5K5, whole genome shotgun sequence genome has a window encoding:
- the LOC114925929 gene encoding uncharacterized protein, translating to MKEFWERLGYYPVRIVDAVGHKGGIWFLSTNLKFSCKSLWAMNQCVTLEIDGGGRRWICSAVYGSPQATNRVELWSHLLDIGLCIQDPWVVVGDFNDILSIHEVKGGNYYSTRSSVFASTLDSCGLFYLTTSGRRFTWFRKIQGNRKIAKRLDRACCTTKWRLLFPEVFVEVLSRSHSDHCPLLIRCQGVPIKKGNRPFRFQAAWATHPDYKAIVQKSWNSTDFGIHRKLLGVQEASLEFNSTVFCNIFIKKRELESYLNCIQRKMEADDDPILKHKEEELRAEYNLVLAQEELFWYQKSRDQWARYGDRNTSLFHMQTIIRRKSNKVLGLLVSDGSWSDDPKVLQREVVHFFKHIFCFTEPVEVNCMGEIPMPSLSQDACDNLSKPVTMLEVKEALDNMSSFKAPRPNGFQVFFFKEYRMWWVMRCSVLFRKHS from the coding sequence atgaaagaattttgggagagattaggctATTATCCTGTAAGgattgtagatgctgttggacatAAGGGAGGAATTTGGTTCCTCtctactaatttaaaattttcttgtaaAAGTCTTTGGGCTATGAATCAATGTGTAACTTTGGAAATTGATGGTGGTGGGCGAAGATGGATTTGCAGTGCAGTTTATGGCAGCCCTCAAGCCACTAATAGAGTAGAATTATGGAGTCATCTGCTTGATATTGGTTTGTGCATTCAGGACCCATGGGTGGTGGTTGgagattttaatgatattttgagtATTCATGAGGTGAAGGGGGGTAATTACTATTCGACTCGCAGTAGTGTCTTTGCAAGTACTCTAGATTCTTGTGGTCTTTTTTATCTGACAACCTCTGGAAGACGGTTTACTTGGTTCCGTAAAATTCAAGGAAACAGAAAAATTGCAAAGAGATTGGATAGAGCTTGCTGTACTACAAAATGGCGCCTTCTTTTTCCAGAAGTTTTTGTTGAAGTTCTCAGCCGTTCCCACTCTGATCATTGTCCCCTACTTATCCGATGTCAAGGAGTTCCTATCAAGAAAGGAAACCGGCCTTTTAGATTCCAAGCGGCATGGGCAACGCATCCTGATTATAAGGCCATTGTTCAGAAATCTTGGAATAGTACAGactttggcatccataggaagttGTTGGGGGTTCAAGAAGCTTCGTTGGAATTCAACTCTACGGTCTtctgtaatatttttattaaaaagagggAATTGGAGTCTTATTTGAATTGTATTCAACGGAAAATGGAAGCTGACGACGATCCAATTTTGAAGCACAAAGAGGAAGAATTGAGAGCTGAGTATAATCTAGTTTTGGCCCAGGAAGAATTGTTTTGGTACCAGAAGTCAAGGGATCAATGGGCTCGGTATGGTGATAGAAATACTAGCCTTTTCCATATGCAAACCATCATTAGAAGAAAATCTAACAAGGTTCTTGGGTTGCTGGTCAGTGATGGGTCTTGGTCTGATGATCCGAAAGTTTTGCAAAGAGAGGTTGTTCATTTTTTCaaacatattttttgttttactgAGCCTGTTGAGGTTAATTGCATGGGAGAAATTCCTATGCCATCTCTTAGCCAGGATGCTTGTGATAATTTGTCTAAACCAGTAACAATGTTGGAGGTTAAAGAAGCTCTGGATAATATGAGCTCGTTCAAAGCTCCTAGGCCGAatggttttcaagtttttttcttcAAGGAATATCGGATGTGGTGGGTCATGAGGTGTAGCGTACTGTTCAGAAAGCATTCTTAG